The following nucleotide sequence is from Mytilus edulis chromosome 13, xbMytEdul2.2, whole genome shotgun sequence.
TTTGTACAAAACTCACACTTTCGCCTCATGTAATAATCAGGGATTTTAATAACAAATTCTTTTCATTCGAGTCGAGTATCAATGTCCGACAATTTGTCCCCTTCAAACCCAGTTgatgtttttctgtttttttcatgatatttatttaatacaGTGCTATTCgctatataaatcaaaatataagggaaaaaagtacaaaaagttATCTCTATTTTGATAGTAAATTCTCATAAATTTAATCTAAATTCGAGACATCAGATAAATTTATAATGTCCGATACAATGTACCTACATACGATTTTAACGTTAtgtaacaaaatatacaaaatttacgTCAATTGTCATTATTGCGGTTTTCACAGACGTTTTAGAATACGGATAATTTTTGTTGCTTGTTGagaaaacttaaaatgttttaggtAAACGCTCAATACTGATTCATGGGAGGGGGCAATAATTCCTCGCGGAACTGCATGAAGTGTTTTCCGGAACTTATTATGATCGACAGGGCGATCCGCTACAATACAAAATCATAGAAAAGAAAACAGCTATTGTTCCCGCGCCTCCtttgtaaaatgtatatacaaaaagtttcaattcatttttttatctttttatttgtttgaataaaaaGCTTAGTATATTATCTAAGAAAACATGAATCTAAAGTTCATAAATTTCGCTCATAAAATCCGTTAATTTTAGAAAGCCATCTGAAAAACGTGCATTCTAACGTTTTTATTTTTGGATAACGTCTTCCAGTAGGTAACGTTAAGTGACACCATTATCTTGCGACATTTTTCattatactagttcaatgataatggacttcatactaaactccgaattatacacaagaaactaaaattaaatatgatacaagactattaaagccaaaatatgtaatttttaatgacccgacaacagtatcgtaactatatcccttcttaataatctgtttaaaggttttgttagcttatgaggtgaatactgacatttttgtgctttgtaaagaatattaccataacagATTGGATGTCAAATACCCGAACGTTTAAGATGCcggcatgttgagttatatttacgaatggtgtccttataccgatgataaaatgtATTTCTAGTGTTTTACACAGTCACTTATTTGTCTTTTCGTAACATTGTAAGTCCCTCTTCGGCTTTTACGCTTTGAATTTTCCCTTGACTTCTTATCTTCTTCCTCTTTTTCATTAGATATTGTTTGGTAATATATGAATACTCCATAGCAAACTGCGTTACTTTTTTAAAGTGTAGaatgtattacattgtattaagCGGTTTAATAAAgttgataaatataattatttaacatCTAAATAAGATTTGAAATACCAACTCAAAAATGACTGTGAAAAAAACAAAGAAGAAGAAAGATAAAgatgtttacttttctacatttttgatttaaaatgaatattattaTTCCATCAATTTATCACTTTTGGAATCAAACACAAGAACTGTATTTCCGTTACAGTTGCAAACAATAAGACGATTATCATTCTTATCAAAATAAATCCCCCTTGGTGCGTCGATCCCATCTGCACTTGTAAGAATGACCCTGCATCGTTTACCATCAGGAGATACCGCGACGACATTGTTTGACCATTCGCCAGCAACATATACATTTCTGTGTCCATCAACGGTCACTCCATGTAATCCTTTGAGTTTTTCAACCTTGAATTCCCAGATGATAGCACCATTTAATTCACAGCAATACAATATGTCGCGATCTGTACAAAATAACCTATCATCACTGACAGTCACGTAGGTAACATCGCATGATGGTAAACgaaatttttctttcatttttcctTTAATATCGCAGATTTTTAAAATTGAACTGCTACTAACGAAATACAACAAATGTTCATAGTATGAAAGTCCCCAACATTCATTTCTGTAATTCTGTTGAAACTTAACACTTCTAGTGCAAACATTTATAATCTGAATAATGCGGACCCAAGGATAGGATACAGCTACGGTATCACTTGAAACACCTGTTACACCCCAAGGTTTGTACGATAAGGATATATAACTAATATCGCTATCATCCTCATTAAAAATCACCAACCTGGTATTATTGATGTCAGTAAAGACAAGTTTATTTTCAAGTAAAACACAATCAGGAAAACTTTGTTTATCGTCCGTCGATAAATCAATCCTCTTGTTTAAAACTACAAAAACAGGAAGATCCTGTCTCGCCACTGGTATCTGTGCTTCTGGATAGGTAACACTGATTATTGGTTCTGAAATTAAGTCAAGATCTCATAAGTTTCCCATTAAAGGTAAGTTCAaaacaaaaaaccaacaaaaagtaaacatgtttatattaattattttgttgaatatgtttttgttcaaaattaaatacaaatgataCATATACTATGTGATAATCATGCTGATTCTGACAGGAAGTTAACTGAAATTGGGACCCTCAAAGTGCTGTCTTTAGATTGACACCATATATGCATGTATACACccggaaaaaagtattgcaacacctccATTGAAAACAGTGCAAAATGACATGATTGTAGAATATGTATAATTTGGGCTTTTACCAAATTCCTTTAATCCGCttatggtttaaaattgaattcACGATATAAACTTACTTTTTATCCAATATCAATGCTACATGGATAGGTCATAACAGCTGCACGGAAATAGTTTTTCGTGTTTttcacaaaaaatgcaaattttgcaAGACGAATTTTCTCAAAACAATAGTCCTgcaataaatacatttttgtatgcaTTAAACTCATTCAGAACTGTTTGAAATGCCTAGTTTGACACACATTCTTTGTGTCAGAGGTTTTGCtttaacaattaatttataaaaatttcggTATAGAAGACAAGACACAGCTTGGGTAACTTTTTCAGTGCAGCTTTAATGATGTGTCTCTCTAGTCT
It contains:
- the LOC139500606 gene encoding uncharacterized protein, giving the protein MGHDNSKRSQQQDNPVDHKESKSEDQLHVGHEYSEHTEGSEPLQDGDQNIYEEPIISVTYPEAQIPVARQDLPVFVVLNKRIDLSTDDKQSFPDCVLLENKLVFTDINNTRLVIFNEDDSDISYISLSYKPWGVTGVSSDTVAVSYPWVRIIQIINVCTRSVKFQQNYRNECWGLSYYEHLLYFVSSSSILKICDIKGKMKEKFRLPSCDVTYVTVSDDRLFCTDRDILYCCELNGAIIWEFKVEKLKGLHGVTVDGHRNVYVAGEWSNNVVAVSPDGKRCRVILTSADGIDAPRGIYFDKNDNRLIVCNCNGNTVLVFDSKSDKLME